Genomic DNA from Xyrauchen texanus isolate HMW12.3.18 chromosome 28, RBS_HiC_50CHRs, whole genome shotgun sequence:
CTTTAATCTACACAAAAGCAATAtttagccaattaaatatttttgaaaaatgtatattgactAGAAAACTTTCCATAACTCTTCAGtgacttaatattttattttcatacatttaagGCCTGGAAAACAATTttgaaattccctgatatttccaggtattCCATGACTGTGAACCCTGTGAGAAGAGAAAAGGAGGAGAGAAAAACAGAAATCATCTCTTCATAATCGGTGGTCTCTCCACCCACTGACCTGCGGCGATGAGTCGTCCATTCAGAGCAGCAGTGCCCAGGCCTGAGCGAGCGTAGTGCATGGGTGCCAGCAGCTTGTCCTGCTCCTCTTCCAGAGGCGGGCCCTCAAAGCTCAGGCTCTTGGTTAGGCAAGGTGTGGCAGAGGGAGAGGCCTGGGGACTGCTGCGCCCATGCAGAAAGATCACGCACAGCATGCCATTCAACACGGCCAAACACAGGTATGTATTGTCTGTAAAGAGACAGAGGAAGATGATTACTTAATGAGACTCCATCAATTCTGATTGTAGAGCATTTGTTTCCATAATGGAACCCCAATTACAATGATCTAATGAAGGTATGGAAGGTGATGACATACTGGTGGTCTTCTCTGAAGCAATGTATTTCCACTCCTGCTTGAAGGACTGTTTGGCAGTTCCAGGGGAGGGGCTGCCGAAGGAGCTGGTGCTCAGCTGTCGTGGTACATTCTCACGTAGGGGCTTCTTCTGCAAAGGCATAGCGCAGCTACAGACTCCGAGCCCATGGTCCACACATACACAACTTCACACAGACCCAGACCCAGTCTAGGTGTAAGCCCAACTCAATATCTTATCTTATTCTGATGCTTGGCCTACATCAGGTTAAACTTGATTTCTATATAAATCTAATCAGAATGTAAAGCCACACTATAAGCAGCACTAAAACCCAACCCACAATTTCACACACACTAGGGTCAGTGTGCTCAGTCCTGGTCCTGTTGATTGGCCTTCCTGCTAAGTTTAGTTGCCACCCTACTCTAACATGACAGCTTAATTATCATGCATGTAATTTTCAAGGCTGTGTCCTAATCACTGTACTTTCAGAGTATGTACTGAATTTGATGGTATTCAAAGTAGTAACTTAATGATAAAGTATTATAAATACATTCTACCTCGACCCATATGTTCTTTGACCTATGACGTATCAACTGCAAAAAACCCAGTTAAAAAAAGGTCACATTTGTCTGCTTTTTCTCCCTTAACTTTTTGAATCTGATGGATCCTCAGCTCCTGTGGGCTTATTTGACAGCATAGTGTCCACTGTTTCATATCAGAATCTCAGTGGATGCAGTAGGTTCCTGATCTTGTTCACCTAATGTATCATGAATACTTATGCAAAAAGATGTTTGAAAACTGGTGATTCTTTAAATTTAGATGAAATTTGAACCTCTACACCTTGATTAGCTGGTTCAGGTGTATTTTATTTCAGTTGGCACTAAACTTTCCAGGAAGGTAGATCTCCTAGACCAGGATTGAGCACCCCTGGACTAGGGTGAGCTCAAGCACCCAGGATCTCACCAGCTCACAAAGTTTATCAAACTCAACAGCCCAGCAAAACAAAGCAGCTGCTCTGTTAGCATGAAAGCAAAGTCTCAAAAGCAGGCCTGTATTTGCTATGGCCCTGCTGCGGTCCAGCCTGAGAAGAGCTCGGCGCTGGTTGTGTACCTGCACAAACTGGATGTGGTCATCCTCAGTGCTGAACACCTCAGCCTGCCCGTCAAGCAGGCTCCCATCGTGCAGCTTGTGATCAGCCGAATAGTACAGCGTTTGCACCTGCAAAACACACAGCGACAACAGAACCCATGTggctgtctccatggcaacagagCACCCAACTACGTTGGTCAGGGGGTGGGGGGATTAAGGAGGGGAGTGCAACGCTGCTTGCTCACTTCCGGTCTGCAGGACGCTGGTGAAAAAGCTTctttaaagaatatgaacataGTGTTGCTTCTTTACAGGATTCTGAAGAGGTACATTTCAAAAGATCTTCAGCACTTTCTGGCCAATCACTGCACTGAAAACAGCAGACTCTGAATCACAATACTGTTGACCACAAAGCATCCTGGGAACCTTCATTTGTCAACAAGTCAGGAGAGGAAAATAGGAAAACTAGATCCATGTGCACGTTCTGCAGTCATCTGGTAGGCATCTCCACTGAGGAGGTTAGTGAAGTCAGACGTCATCATGTACAATTCTGGTTAGTTGGTTTTACAACTTTCATAGCTCCAAAACAAGTGtttcatgaaacaaaaatgttcttgGCTTCAATCTTATATAAAAAGTAATTCCAAaaccaaataaaatacaaaacttaaaataactgaaaatacAAACAAAGCAATCCATTGAACTAAGGTAAACTGAATaaggaataaaataaattaaacattcgtgtgaaaaaataaatacaaatctgtgcGTCAATGGGAACATGTCCAACAGCAGATTAAAGGAACTACAAACTGAGTAGCGACTTCCAATTCTAGAACATCTTTTTAAGCTGTGCCCAGTTTCCACTTCCTTTCTTTAAGGATAAAGCACTTTGTAAGTGTCGTCATTAAGCCTTTTAGACTTGATggctcttttcctttctttcatttgAATTTCATTAAATTAGTGTTTTCATTTAAAGTGTTGATTTAAAAGGTATAAGTCTAAAGCaccagctgggataggctccagccccccgcgaccctgtacacaggataagcggttgacgatggatggatggatggaagtctAAAGCACCTTAAAATtcagttcaaaagtctgagtccacattgaaaatcttgaATTCATAATCTAATTTAAACTTGGAAGTAAACCAAtaaaatttttacataaaaaggcatgacataaaataaaaagagatatatatatatataaaaaacactcAAGTATCTGTACTAATTCTAGGTCATTCATCAAATAAgtacatttgtgacattgaccctGTCCATTAACCCTGTCAGATTTCCAGCACACAAGATACTCTTTGGAGtgttctcaaatcatgctgggataacaggGATCATCAGGTTTAGCACAGATAAACTAAGaaattcatgttttgtttttccccaATTCAACTTTTCACTGAAATTGCTGATAacataatttgtaataataataataataataataataacaaaacaaactttAATTTTCTCAAGTGGTCTCAgaattttggaccccactgtgtgTGCTGCAAATTGTAAATATGAGCCATGTGAACTTGCTGTAAGTATATACAGAGCAATTGTGCTATAAGCTTTGCTTTTTTTGAGTTTAGTAATGCAATAAATTAGTTATGAAGCTTCAGTATATGAAACTCTATGGGCTATTTGCAACAGTGTCTTGAAGTCTGTTCTGTGACACTCGTTTTGAATGAGTGTACTGTTGGTGAGTGCGTTTTAGCACACATTTTGCCACACCTCCctctttcttttgttattttctttgcTTTCACTGACTCATTACCCTGGAGGGCCCCAGTCTTGGTTTCTTCAGTCTTGTGAGAGTCCTGCTGATGTTTGCTCTAATAAACCTAAGGAGAGATAAATCAGCGGGGAGGAAGAACTGTTAGTGCTGGTTCCCAAagcgcaaaacacacacacaaacacctgcTTAAAGAAGAGAGAGATGTCATTGAAGCAGCAACATGCCATGTCACTTTCTGCAAGTGTTttgagaaagtcatacagttgcTGCTCAGGCAACAGTTGCTGTAAAGCACTGAGCAATCAGGAGGCTTTTAGTTCTGCTCACCTGGACTAACCACTCGCCTTTGCGGAGGGTGTAACAGCCCCGTTCTGTACCTAAATGTACACTTAAAGGCCCGGGGTGATTTGTGAATGAAGGGGGAGaggaaacgaaaaaaaaaaaaaaaaggaaggcaAAGAGAACAAACCCAACTGACCTCTAGCGTAAGAAAGACTGGTGTGAACGGACCTGTTAAATCTGTAAATGGGATGAAATACGAAGGGAAAAAGGGAGGGAAGTGAGAGAGCAGCTCACAGTGGAGCACACTACTGACCTCCTCCATCAGTCGCTCCAGGGGTTCGCCATTTTCCCACAGGCTGCGCTGTACCCAGCCAATCACCTTAGAGTATAGTTTCCCATTACTGGGCAAGGTCAGGTTATCCTCCAGCATCACCTCCAACTATAAACACAACCAAAACATGAAGCTTATTAATGCATATTTAGCATAAATGCATTAGGTGCACAATCAAGGATTTCACATGTCATTTTCAAGATGAGTCGACAGGTTAAACTGCAAAAATTATTAAGAAATTGATGTAAATTCTTCAATTCAGCTTTTTTACTCAAATTGATATGCTCATAAtataatttgaaattaaaatgtggtattatattagaaaataatgcaaaatagaagtattatcactagtggtctcagacttctgAATCCCACTGTATTTACAGTActacatacatccatccatttatcatgCACAATTTTACTTCCAATAAATCTGTTGTTTTACTTCCAATAAATCTTAAACATTTTACAGGGACacgagacaaaaatactgattaagaatctTTTTTTGCCGTGTTAAGGTGAGCTCACCTTAAGGCGTGGCAGCTTGAGGAAGTCCTCTTGCTCAGACACCTCTAGAAGATGCTCCTGGATGTAATTGTCGATCTTGCCCAGCAGACGTGCGTCTCCCATGCAGCTGGCAAAATTGCGATAGGAGATTGCACTCTGAGAATCCATCTTAGAGAGTAGGTAGTCACTACAGATCTGCAAGCATGAAAGAGTCAGTTAGGGTTGTTTTTGTATTCAGTAAAATCTTGTAATGTCACTACAACAGAGCATGGCACATgaacacataaacacatgcaaaTCCTACCTGCTTTACTCTTTCCATTTTGAGTCGTTTAGCTGCGGAGTAAACCTCCTTAACCAGCTCTTTATCTGCCTTCAACCTGCAGAGAGCAACGTTAAAGAACATTAAAAAAGCCCAACTAGCAAGTCATTAATATGGTAGTACAACAGAAACgtaaataatgtttatatatatatatatatatatatatatatatatatatataaaaattgtgaCTTCTATGATGCCCACAATTCTTAAATGGCTCTGATTAGTCAGTTACGTATATCatctttaaataaagaaaaggtgAGTTGTGTGTCTCTTACTGGGCAGTGTAAGCATAGTTGAGAAGGATCTCCACAGCTTCAGGGTCCAAATCCTCAAACTTCACAAGGGAGATGCCATGAGGCTCCAGATCACTGTTAAAGATCTCAAATAGGTATGGACTGCAGCAGGCCAGCACAGCCCGGTGAGCCATCAACTCATGACCACATACCTGCAGATGTAAAGAGTCAGAGGTTAACATCAGCTCTCtaattagggatgcacaatatatcgGCATTGATATATACCAATATACCAATAACATGGAAAATCTAAAATTTGTATTGCGCCAATAGTGAAATTACAGATGATAATTTGatatttcaacatctctgcacATTGTTACATTGTTTTGGTTTTATTCAGGATCATCAGCTGCAAGTACCGCCATgccatttcccatattctgttGATGTTTTATGAGGCAATAAACAAAAACgtgaaattaaaaaaacatgactatTCAATCTGTATGTTACCTATACCCATTATGATTATTGTGTTCACATTTCATGAGATATACAATAGAACGGTCACAGATGAGAAGTATAATTAGCGTCTTTGAATGAGATACGCATGTGCACAATGTGTGCACATACATAACACACAAACCGCCACTGGACGGTCTGATTGCCGGTATAAATATTACACCATTTATACAGAGATTAGggtttgtattgtgtgttttgttgtcggTGCATCCCCAAGACAACTTTACAAAAAGGCAGGTAGCATTTTGATTCCCTTTACTTGCAGAAAAAGCACAAACTCAAAAATAAACTGAACAGGTATAGATTTGCAAAAGTCTCAGCCACAATAATAGGGCATTCTGTGTGGTTGTTTATGAGTCaaagtaaaaaattttttaaaaacaaataaaaaaaaaagatttctagtCCCTTGTATATATAGTTAATATGAAATTTTTATCATCCATTTTATATTGTACAGCAGACCAAAAAATTAACCTCttattgcttagaaaagtaatagcacacctcatcaacaagctgcacaattagaggtatcattcatgtccatagcacaaattaTGCAAGTGtctgccaaagtttaatacttaaggttaggttttttttttctcttccaagTACCCCAAGTATGtagtaatagtgatgtttgcTTAGCGAGTACTTCTATAAAATTTATATTTGGAACAAGAAAGTATTTTTGGgttaattaaactaaattaatcTAAAGACTTCTAACTATTAAATCTCTTAAGAATTGTTATAGCTTCCTTTCAATCTTTGAAACAGTCTTAATACAGAGAGCTTTACTTGTCTTATAATGAATGTCACTCGGTTAAGGCCATTGAAAGTTCCAGGAACTGTGTCTAATGAAACTTCCCTGTCTCATGTTTCAGCTGATCAACACCTGCAGCGTGACTCTTAACGTCATGGACATTAAGAAGCTTTAAAGAGGGTGTGTTACCTGAAGTCTCACGTCGCAGAACTGGCCGTTTTTTCTTAGGGCATTCATCTTGGCTACAGTGGAATCGAGGAAACTTTCGTCCTCAAAGATCAAATATCCGTTGGGaatcatttttgtttgatttggaaATTTAGCCTGTGCaaaagtgaaacaaaaacagGTTTGTGTCAATGTTTAGATTTTTCCTCAAAACATTTGCAGTGTGGTGTGGTCTCTACCTTTATcttacatatacacaatataccaCTCATCCGAGCTGCTAGGCAAAAAGCTGTCACAGTCTATATAATCACTACAAATACATCCTATTGTGCACACATGATACTCAGTCTAATCTAGAAGTACTGCTCTTACCTAATACCGAATGACGTATGTCTGGGGCAGATAGTTGTCTTTGGAAAGCCGTGAATAGGCAGGTACCTAGGTCTTCCTTCACTACAAAGTGGATGGAAAAGGCAATGCCAGGCAACCAGCAGGCACGGCAAGGGGGGAAGAGGTGACTCAAACTCTCAGGCTTAGAGTGACTGCAATCAAGTCCTCGGGTATCCCGTTGGCTATAGactcaaaccttttctgtgttggTCGTGCATTATAACCTACAGGACATAGAACAAAGAAAAGGGTCAGGGTTTGGCTAGTTATTagtggtcattttgtctactcgagtactatGACATATTACTCGAGGGGCAATGACATGTGCATAACTGTATATAtgataacatgtctgacaaacgtctttggctgctgcattacGACTTGTTCATCCAGTGTatcatctattcattattataggttgCTAAAAATCATCGGTACAAAAGATTGCACAATCAAagtataatgcatcatattttgtcattatgtgaaggttTACTCCCCAACTCAATGAACGTGCACAACGTGCATCTGTCCGTTCTTgcttcaggttaccgtagtaatcgAAGCACGCAccagtttttttagtgaccgtttattttcaaattgtggtTGGCTTAAAACGAGATGCCATAAACATCAGGTTTTTAATATGCGTGtaaagttgaagttcagttttgaagacgctgcattctgttccatttagctgcgctctgtctagctgtttgaaacactcgccttcTGTATATGCACTGCTTCAGTGcgttgagtccactgccacatgcctggtgtgtgtgtgtgtgtgtgtgtgtgtgtccaagtgTTTGTTCCTGTGGATGCTACGGATGCTCCGTATTGTTGTTGCTATGATGATTcatgaagcgttccattcaactcagagtcGTAAATTCCTCCTTTCAACTcgggaaagtgcaacggaatgacacattatgtcggacttctaacttggaaactcgtgcggaaatcttcaactcccattttgtcgacatgcaggtgtgtgtgtgtgtgtgtgtgtgtgtaaatcacgCAAACATATCGACgcccagggcagggaggtttacaatCCGTGACATAcattcttttattaaataatatccattaatgagtcaaagttcttatattaaatgattataaaacatgtttagcaaatgttttgcagagacagatgttcaaaacacggttaattacacTCTTTTTGATTATCgtaatgatagcattgcagcatcgtatatcagtttggttgctatgagacataTCTGTCAATGCacccctcaaaatcacaatgTAATCAATCTAAAAAATTTTTCAATAAGTTCCCTCgacacatttgtgtttagttgtctgGTAAATGAATGATCACCATCGTTCATCGTTTTCATTATCGATCATCAACAAGGCCTTAACATtgtttatcagtaaaacagggtaacTATGTCAAAGTTTTTCTAGCAAGTCCACTGTCGAcaatctttggaatgctctctggaggctatttccagttatgccagtgcagctcctatctacttgaatggggaaagaatgaaatctcaaaaacagttggtcaagattacaatcaaaggacatatttcaaatcagcagtaaaatttgaTAATACTGGTAACGTAAAttgtggcccgtctctgctaaatagcctCTGGCTATACGCAAGTTTTAAATATTCAAGACATGTTTTCTACActttaaaatctgtttatttaccattatataaataaatacaaattagacaACCAGCATTGATTTTCACATGTGTTGAAAGGCAATttatctgccaatagtttttaaaattgttagcctatattaaatgttatattaaataGTATTTCCTTCCTGTAATGGGGAaggacagaggctacaagagtccaaatcgAATTCAATTCCAGATGCAATGGTTTAtggtgcaaccaaaataccaattaacccaaaacaattaaataataaataaatgaataaaaaaatatttgattcatAGCGCAGAACTTTGAACTTCAACGACTGAAATACACCGGGGactttcattttgaaatgtatgcccTTCACTGCTAatagctgctcattcaaacagataagggaaataaaatttactcctacaataatctacaacgtaTTACAAATAAACAATTGAAAGTAAGCATTTCATCAATGCTATACCATCATCATCAACAGCTGATTATTAGTGATCGCTTGATGATTGCAATCTTCTCcgcaacagctggaaacactcacaagcccctgCTActttggagaaaatacaacagtgccgcGTTTTCACTATGAAGGCTGCAGCGTATgcctttatttaattaaatcatattcttttgaagtttgataatcacattaggtcatatcaagATTCCTGTCTTTCCGCCTCCAAATGTAATACTTCTTTAAATGATCATTAAGATTTTGCTGTATcacttaagatatttaagactttttatgaccttacattttttttaaactgaatttaagacttaAGCGGGAACATTGTAAAGGTTGAAGAtcgttttaacttgacacagcatctacaAATCAAagcgctcctgcacgagatgctgaataaactgtGAAATGTGCCAAAACACATCACATGTGGAAAACTGTCTGGATGGGCGCAAATGAATCTGGCTCGAAACGATCTCATACAGACTTAAATCAGGAAGCTGTCTAAATCTCAACACACACATTTCAGACCCTCCCAGCAACCCTTCTGGGGTCAAGCCCTGCTCACCCTTTCTTTAATACTAGCACTCAAATTCTCTCCATTCTCCTCCTGTTAACCACATGGCTGCAAACCCCTCTACCACACCCACATGCTTCCAGAAATTTCCACAGGTCCTTTAAGCCATCAGATGGACCACTTTGGGGGTGGGAATGGGTGAGAATTGGATAGTTTCATAACCAACATTTCACTCAGGAATTATGATGGATTTATCAGATTTCCACAAGGTGGTTACAGCTGTGCGGGGAAAACAAACAAGCTCCAGTGTGTGGAATCCTCATGCTTTACATGAAAAGGTGCTGGTATTTTTCCACACACATCCACTTCAGCctcagtaaatgtaaatgtgccatGCAGGCAGCAGTGGCCTCTAatctcattttttattatttttttttaaaccatgtaATCGGAAAAGGATAGGCCTTCATTTACATACAGATATATCACAGAAAGGCTCTTCTTGAAGAGGCTAGCTAAAAACAATTTCAAGCAATCACAGCCCTCGTCAAATTgtgatttctatttattttgattaatcgttcagccctaatAGAAGCacttcattttataaaaataatgcaatggtttgctgaaaagtaattgttccgttttaaactgttttttttttttatgataaaattgtattaaactttaaaacagtgAATTCAGAAATAATAAAAGACTGCCTAATAGCTCATTTAGTCATTTGGATTTAGAATAAactgataacatttacatttttgggagaactatccctttgaaatcatgggtttgattcccagggaacatgcATActgataaatgtatatacatttactgTGCTGAAGGTTGTTgtgtttaaaaaatttataaatgtaaatgtttgaaagCCTGTGAATGTGAGACACCGAGTAATGTAATTCACCTTTTTCATGGAGTTGGCAGAGATCCCAGAATATAAGTGTTACTTGCATAAAAAGGTACTCATGAAAGAGACTAATATAATTACATCCATGCATACACACATCCTGCCACTGGTCATGGGATAGActggtaaaaatatctaaaattgcAATCAAGATAATCATTGAACCCGTTTAGCCTCAGTTCCGTTTTTACGCATGGCCTTCAACGATGCGTTGTTGCACAATCTAGGTCTGTTAAGTGCTTCCACAACTGTTGCGGTGCGTTTTCGTCCATCTGCAATCCATCCTCTCCTCTTTCCCTGTCGTCTCACTGTCTGTTGCATGCTTACTGACTAAGCATGCCATTTACAGCATGCCAGTGGGAACAAAAGAATTACACGCAAAATAGGTCTTTCTGAGTATTTTCTGCCACCATGCATTTCAATAACTGCCcatctttttatcttttaaccTTTGGATCTATCAATAGTTGTCTGGGGATGCTGTTGTTGTCAGCACAAAAGGGAGATTTGAGAGTTGTTCTGAATATATTTACACTTTTCCAgttaataaaaaaacactgtttatcACTGCTGCAGCTTGTAGAGAAATCAGTTATATTTTCTCGACCTTGTCATTACAGAATAGTTcgcttttcttgtttgtttttgcaaatttatCAAGTGGTTAGTTCTTCTCACCCGGTGATGGGCAGAGGACGGACCAGCTCAAAAGTTCTGTTGAGCCACCCACCGTACCAGAGTGAAATTTCTTGTTGCCACTTATTGTAAAGGCGTGAATGTGCAAACGGTAAACATTGCCTTTGCTTTCTACGGAAAAGGGCCATTTGCTGGCAGTTCGCCTCTCAGAACCGCGTCTGGTGTGAAAAGGCCTCAAGTCTAAGATTCCATAAAACTCAATTTTTAGTGACATTATGTAAAAAGATTTAGACAAGTGTATATTGCCAATAAAactcattaaattaattatttgatgTTTATGTGCAATATTAAATCTGAAACATTGCAATGCAtgtagggccctatgaaatcttttttttttccccacattcCACGTTTTCCATTTCATTATTTCTGAAATCTGTATTTTATAGTTTAattaaatttgatcatcaaaaaaaACTCTGTCTAATCAAATTAGTTTTTAAAgctttaatacaaattaattcaAATGATATGTTGAAAAGCAActgctctttttattttattacagtttAATGAATTCATTTGATTGGACACCATTTTGATTCAGAAGTTACATTAAACTTAAAGCACAAGAtttggggaaaaataaaacatttcataggGCCCTAAAGAAAATGTAAGCAATGTTCAGATAATTGAAACTTAAAGGAAACATGCAGTTGTTTTAATTTAGGctattatttacattaatattgaactttttaaataacctaaaaaaaatctatagcatactattcatttttgttttggtatCGAAATTGGTTTCAAGAATCATGGAATTTTACTCGTATTTGTaacgactactgaaattttggtatcgtgacaaccctAGTCTAGAATAGCCAAAACATTGTGAGACATAGTCAGCAAATTCCTTGCTGTACCTTTGAGCTCATGAATGGCTTGCAGCCTTGCACAACAGCGATACACTTAAGCAGAATCTGCATGAAATGCTCAGAAAGGGCAGTGGGTGAGAAAGGTTGGGGTAAAGGTGACTGCagtttaaaacaaaaagaaataaagtTATTAGAACTTTTTGTTATGAATGGATGTGTAAGATCATAAGAGGCTGTGGAACAAGCACGGTggaatttatataataaaaaatgaaatacagaTGTGCGCTACAATTTTTTGAGCTGCATTTCCAGAGGTTACATAACTGGCAAAATCCCTGATTTCTTCTCTCTTAATCTAACCTAATACACACTACTGCTCTTTCCATTACAGCATAAATCCACAGTCTGATGGAAGAGTTTATGTAATTTAAAAGAAACTCTTAATTAGACATATGGAATAAAAACTGGAAAGGATACACATCATTAATGTTTCATACAAGTAATCACTTCATTTTTAGAATCTATTTTTTAACTTTTGTAAATTAATAGACTACATTCAGAAGGCAAAGGGGAGCTTTTGGAGAGTTCAAGCCAAGGGATGTTATTATCCTAGCTATTACAGAGCACAGTTCTTATTTACACTATCTATATACAGCTCACTAATGAAACACTAACCTTTATAAAGAAAGGTTAATGGGAGAAAACAATTACAGGAGTGAGCTAACAGAGCAACCACATgaaaacaggctggaaaaatcaaATAATCCAGCAGTATGTatggaaaattatttgtaaaaggAACAGAAAACTGAGTTTATTCATACAGGCCATCATATAAAATACTTCCAAGTTATTCACACTAATCGTTGCGCAGAAATGAGGCAGAAAGATCAAGGAATCACaaggcagaacacagatgatTACTTATCTACAATATAGAAAAGATGAACTGTTATCTTTCTTTGGATTTGCAAATACACTGGAAATGTGTCCAAAGTCTATGCCAACAAAACCAGAAACAGTCTCTTATCTCTCACTCTTAGTGTGGACAGAATAATCTTCGCCAAGTATTGAAATACGCAAGCAAATGGTTTGTAGTAGTACGCCATTTGCTGCACACATTTCCCTTACAAATGAAGCCTTGTGCCTCCATATAGGCCGTCCATAGGTAGATGAGCTTATATGGAACCGAAATGGATTTGAGGGAATGGGAATTGCTGCTTCATGTGAGCGTAAATGGGATTATTAAATAATGTATGACTGGAGTTTATGCATTTACACAGTATCGGCTACATTAAATGTTCTGTGGGAGTGGGAACACAATGTCAGGTTgagaaaaataatattacatgggTATGATGTtcatatattgaaaaaaaaaaaaaaaacctgtaaattAAGACTTGTAAAATCCCTATATGGCAAGCCCTATGGCCACTTTTTACA
This window encodes:
- the LOC127621808 gene encoding influenza virus NS1A-binding protein homolog A encodes the protein MIPNGYLIFEDESFLDSTVAKMNALRKNGQFCDVRLQVCGHELMAHRAVLACCSPYLFEIFNSDLEPHGISLVKFEDLDPEAVEILLNYAYTAQLKADKELVKEVYSAAKRLKMERVKQICSDYLLSKMDSQSAISYRNFASCMGDARLLGKIDNYIQEHLLEVSEQEDFLKLPRLKLEVMLEDNLTLPSNGKLYSKVIGWVQRSLWENGEPLERLMEEVQTLYYSADHKLHDGSLLDGQAEVFSTEDDHIQFVQKKPLRENVPRQLSTSSFGSPSPGTAKQSFKQEWKYIASEKTTNNTYLCLAVLNGMLCVIFLHGRSSPQASPSATPCLTKSLSFEGPPLEEEQDKLLAPMHYARSGLGTAALNGRLIAAGGYNREECLRTVECYDLKTDSWTFIAPMKTPRARFQMAVLMGQLYVMGGSNGHSDELSCGETYNPNDDEWSQVPELRTNRCNAGVCSLNNKLYVVGGSDPCGQKGLKNCDVFDPVSKAWTSCAPLNIRRHQAAVCELDGFMYVIGGAESWNCLNSVERYNPENNTWTLIAPMNIARRGAGVAVHEGKLFVVGGFDGSHALRCVEVYDPARNEWRMLGSMNSPRSNAGAAVLCDIIYAVGGFDGNDFLNSVEAYNPKTDEWSTCADAFTNS